A genomic region of Cannabis sativa cultivar Pink pepper isolate KNU-18-1 chromosome 1, ASM2916894v1, whole genome shotgun sequence contains the following coding sequences:
- the LOC115702154 gene encoding peroxiredoxin-2B, with protein sequence MAPIAVGDSLPDGTLSFFDENDDLQNVSVHSLAAGKKVVLFGVPGAFTPTCSTKHVPGFIEKEAEFKAKGVNEIFLVSVNDPFVMKAWAQTYSGNKNVKFLADGAAKYTHALGLELDLSEKGLGIRSRRFALVVDNLKVTVANVENGGEFSVSSADDILKAL encoded by the exons ATGGCCCCGATTGCTGTTGGTGATTCCTTACCTGACGGAACCCTTAGCTTCTTTGACGAAAATGACGATCTCCAAAACGTATCCGTACACTCTCTGGCCGCCGGTAAGAAGGTCGTTCTCTTCGGCGTTCCCGGTGCATTCACTCCTACTTGCag CACTAAGCACGTACCGGGTTTCATTGAGAAAGAAGCTGAATTCAAGGCTAAGGGCGTCAACGAAATTTTCTTAGTTAGCG TCAATGACCCGTTTGTCATGAAAGCATGGGCTCAAACCTACTCTGGTAACAAGAATGTTAAGTTCCTTGCTGATGGAGCTGCAAAGTACACCCACGCTCTCGGCCTTGAGCTTGATCTTTCAGAGAAAGGACTGGGAATCCGTTCTAGGAGGTTTGCTCTAGTAGTGGATAACCTAAAGGTGACGGTTGCAAACGTCGAAAATGGGGGAGAGTTTTCTGTCTCCAGTGCTGATGACATCCTCAAGGCTCTTTGA
- the LOC115702148 gene encoding protein NRT1/ PTR FAMILY 1.1 gives MVVSSSEKATTNEQVTRKKGGLRTLPFIIANETFEKVASFGLLANMMLYLMNEYHLKITTGANVIFLWSALSNFTPIIGAFLSDSYLGRFRVIALGTIVSLLGMVVLLLTAVIPHARPPYCDIKHGEKCVAANLGQRLLLYTSFVLMSIGAGGIRPCSMAFGADQLDRPEKPENQRNLQIFFSWYYASTGVSIILAVTVIVYIQDNVGWAEGFGVPLGLMAFSTLMFLLGTSYFVKVKGNKNLFSGFAYAISAAWKNRHLSLPPNNFDANWYHHKGSKLVAPTEKLRFLNKACIKRDPSKDLSPEGEAKERWSVCTVRQVEELKALIKVIPIWSAGIYISAAIGQSFWLAEANQMKRHLTPHFEIPAGSFTVFTLLALTLWVALYDRVIVPLLLKRSPKQLHQPGLGYKLRMGIGLAISCLATAVAAIVEKKRREHALNGEIISAMWLVPQYSLVGLAEAFNAIGQIEFYYSQFPKSMSSIAVSLFTLGMCYGNLLGALIVKIVESCTENFNGEGVSWLPDNLNKGRLDQYYWLLTLFGFVNLLYYILCSWAYGPCENRQIWEEEEEEQEYVSKSKESYSFAA, from the exons ATGGTGGTTTCTTCTTCAGAGAAAGCTACAACTAATGAACAAGTCACAAGGAAGAAGGGTGGCCTTAGAACACTCCCATTTATCATag CAAATGAGACATTTGAAAAGGTTGCAAGCTTTGGGCTTCTGGCTAATATGATGTTGTATTTAATGAATGAATATCACTTGAAAATCACAACAGGAGCTAATGTTATCTTCTTGTGGAGTGCCTTATCAAATTTTACTCCAATCATAGGAGCTTTTCTTTCTGACTCTTACTTGGGTCGGTTTCGTGTAATTGCATTGGGGACAATCGTTTCCTTACTT gGAATGGTTGTTCTACTTTTAACTGCTGTAATTCCACACGCAAGGCCTCCTTATTGTGACATAAAGCATGGAGAAAAATGTGTTGCTGCAAATCTTGGCCAACGCTTACTACTTTACACTTCATTTGTTCTGATGAGCATCGGAGCTGGAGGGATCAGACCATGTTCCATGGCTTTCGGCGCAGATCAACTGGACCGGCCCGAAAAACCCGAAAACCAGAGGAACTTACAGATCTTCTTTAGTTGGTATTACGCTTCAACTGGAGTCTCCATAATACTAGCTGTGACAGTCATAGTTTATATTCAGGATAACGTTGGTTGGGCTGAAGGTTTTGGAGTCCCTCTTGGGCTCATGGCTTTTTCAACTCTCATGTTTCTTTTGGGTACTTCATATTTTGTCAAGGTTAAGGGTAACAAAAACTTGTTCTCTGGTTTTGCCTATGCTATCTCTGCCGCTTGGAAAAACAGACACTTGTCTCTCCCACCTAACAACTTTGATGCTAATTGGTATCACCACAAAGGTTCCAAGCTTGTGGCCCCAACTGAAAAACTAAG GTTTCTGAACAAGGCATGCATAAAAAGGGACCCTTCAAAAGATTTGAGCCCAGAAGGGGAAGCCAAAGAACGATGGAGTGTATGCACAGTTAGACAAGTAGAAGAACTAAAAGCACTGATCAAAGTAATCCCTATCTGGTCAGCTGGCATTTACATCTCCGCAGCCATCGGCCAATCCTTCTGGCTAGCCGAAGCAAACCAAATGAAGAGGCACTTGACCCCACATTTCGAAATCCCAGCAGGCTCATTCACTGTCTTCACACTCCTCGCACTAACACTATGGGTGGCCTTATACGACAGAGTCATAGTCCCACTTCTCTTGAAACGCAGCCCAAAACAACTCCACCAACCCGGGTTGGGCTACAAACTGAGGATGGGCATTGGTTTGGCCATTTCTTGTCTGGCCACCGCAGTGGCTGCCATAGTCGAGAAAAAGAGGAGAGAACATGCACTCAATGGAGAGATCATATCAGCCATGTGGCTTGTGCCTCAGTACAGCTTAGTTGGGTTAGCTGAGGCTTTTAATGCAATTGGGCAGATAGAGTTTTACTATTCTCAGTTCCCTAAAAGCATGTCTAGTATTGCTGTGTCACTTTTCACACTTGGGATGTGTTATGGGAACTTGCTTGGGGCTCTTATAGTGAAGATTGTGGAGAGTTGTACTGAAAACTTTAATGGTGAAGGAGTGAGTTGGCTCCCTGATAATCTCAACAAGGGTCGATTGGACCAGTACTATTGGCTGCTCACTCTCTTCGGTTTTGTCAATCTGTTGTACTATATTTTGTGTAGTTGGGCTTATGGACCTTGTGAGAATAGACAGATATGGGAAGAGGAGGAGGAAGAACAAGAATATGTGTCCAAATCTAAGGAGTCATATTCCTTTGCAGCTTGA